From Chryseobacterium gallinarum, one genomic window encodes:
- a CDS encoding RHS repeat-associated core domain-containing protein: MKKQYLNKTKLLFVFVLSFISVLCSSQSFHDTKGNIDVNKAGQLQFTLPIDVPPGVKNVTPEISLVYNSESSNGLAGYGWSISGITSITRTPRNIENSAEVKGLQMDYTDLYSFNGNRLVLKSGEYGKDGAEYVTEKYSNIKFKSIGAETAQPWLGPEYWEVTFEDGSQAWYGKTLDSRTPNEYNISEWRDAQGNYISYNYLQSERVAPIYIIEWGGNKDLNTPHMNSIQFNYSDRELKEESYIKGLKFLQHRILTDIKVYTNNQQYKKYNIEYSGNGTSYQFVGKITEYNANNEAANPVVFNYPAMVNSSYAEYVAEPEPFNDVKLVGDLNGDSYLDFVMNNGTVKLGAFNETFTVVPTGKTFANNAKVVNTLLDETGQVYNGNGIVEILDSKVCGYIFRDNTFVKVFEKSLANTTFYGSDHRTILEVGDFDGDGIPDAFLDDGSPVGFNTKMIVNLRSSSLPFTPLLLANGINENAYTERKFMDIDGDGKVEIINVSNSTYTVFEFVKYDATYYLQKIRFSGNLLETRDSEFPVLYGDYNGDGKVDFAIPITDYAVGKADDWRFYMGTEKGFVPFLKQEFFTFRKYQKEMTGNYAKFAQQYFFSVTDMNKDGKSDIVQVFSYNQINLFNTNYRNFGYRVSAKMANGADVSGVPNFTANWSFQSPLYEVQDLLDLTLFVPITNSIKSGNNYYNVFIYWKQFLKKIKGPTPVSELARMTSITQGGVTTSVKYMEVVPDNPVIPTFYKKEVAELYPKYSMDRVDQHFAVSQLVEEGRKRDFRYRGLLGNLHGKKLYGFHQIARSSWYADGFENTKIWSGSQIDPVLDGAPVKEWSIRTNNENNIFPVDISENNSQLLSFESVEYKVDKRLNGYLITTVPAGYEDKIVTVIVPRFTRTKDFLTDTFIQKLTHYGDYYLPIRIEVNTNYGYGVTTTEFGYVHNIFGTGKDYYVGRPTKKTEITEAYGDTHNTFTTYTYENNLLKSSQFYPGSNSNNAVTEEYAYDGFGNIIFKKTTSGIDGNSKKQKDEYDAAGRFVINQTDNLGLTIGFTYNNFGQVVTTTDPDGNTLTNSYDGWGKLMSSVSSLAGTTTYDYEKDGQYNEIVTKNDPDGDVSIVSIDKLGQEYKTSTKAFGQGQFLSKEIEYDPLGRKIKESEPYFQGQGATQWNTFDYDDNVFPAKVKATAFTGKETETTVSGLTTTIVETSPLDYGRTTSQTIDALGNVVVSTDKGGTVEFSYNALGQQIQAKYAENVITTSYDEWGNKVMVDDPSTGIYEYQYFGYMGALSRVISPKGVKRYEYNSLGQLVSQFENSTAPDETDKEISFIYDDKGRLTSKTGTSNGKNYAYAVSYDPQGRATSYFQETPEAYFSQRNIVYDNKGRISSYDKEVKTQVATTTVSIENKYNGWNGELFQLNEKNSGKVLWELKETNAKGLVLRAKLGEAEINNQYDLNGFLTNVNHSSSAKPDIISISYSFDAVKNELKSRKSGSIATEYFDYDDNNRLVNWTDPVTGIKPNTNRNIYDVKGRIRENDQVGLIKFDNATKIYQATGMTLNNNGVQNYDQDLVQIVLYNENNDPIFIGGEKGSVGFGYGLTNMRQKVTYKGLFDPGADGEFTKIYSEDGSFEVVRNNINGKEKHIIYIGGNPYESNIVYLKNFDESNGSFKFLHKDYLGSILALSDESGSRLEQRHFDAWGNLTHLQIGNSNFAVDKAEIAGLIEANGGLLVDRGYTSHEHFLEVGIIHMNGRLYDPVLRRFLNADENIQDPFNTQIYNRYGYVMNNPLIYNDPNGEFAWILVGAVVGAYLTGVKANGSWNPVKWDWGATWGKIAMGGAIGAFTGGVGAAVGSAALTAAAASGIQGGLLGGAIAGAAGGAAAGAINGFATAVMFGEDVIEGTLVGGLSGAAIGGVVGGISGAIGQMAKNARAAKIGEPQGTILKGAEIQPGRSAWTLYNTPKTTTVGIPAPKTSSITIGDINYSIDEVVGYDIIDEKQVPILKEGMKTVFKGEYTKSNLKLGRDLHKAYKTDYHAPELGRFKEYRLPSGKRIDFLDINEGKIYELKPLNPTQLKVGSKQLQMYMEELQSPAAIQANPRLKDIQWKKILEVYYKK; encoded by the coding sequence ATGAAAAAACAGTATCTTAATAAAACAAAATTATTGTTCGTCTTTGTCTTATCTTTTATATCCGTGTTATGCTCTTCTCAGAGCTTTCACGATACCAAAGGAAACATTGACGTCAATAAAGCAGGACAACTCCAGTTCACTTTACCCATAGACGTTCCACCAGGAGTAAAAAATGTCACGCCGGAAATTAGCTTGGTGTACAACAGTGAATCCAGCAATGGTCTTGCTGGCTATGGTTGGAGTATTTCTGGTATAACGTCTATCACCAGAACCCCGAGAAATATAGAAAATAGTGCAGAGGTTAAGGGACTTCAAATGGACTATACTGATCTCTATAGTTTCAATGGCAACCGATTAGTGTTAAAATCGGGCGAATATGGTAAAGACGGAGCAGAATATGTAACGGAGAAATACTCTAATATAAAATTTAAGTCCATAGGAGCTGAGACCGCACAACCGTGGTTGGGGCCGGAGTATTGGGAGGTGACTTTTGAAGACGGATCCCAGGCCTGGTATGGAAAAACTCTTGATTCAAGGACTCCCAATGAGTATAATATAAGCGAATGGCGCGATGCGCAAGGTAATTATATATCCTATAACTACCTGCAAAGCGAGAGGGTTGCCCCGATATACATTATAGAGTGGGGTGGCAATAAGGACTTGAATACGCCGCATATGAATTCTATCCAATTCAATTATAGCGACAGGGAACTCAAAGAAGAATCCTACATCAAAGGATTGAAATTTTTACAACATAGGATTCTCACGGATATAAAGGTATATACGAACAATCAGCAGTATAAGAAATACAATATCGAATATTCCGGTAACGGAACAAGTTACCAATTTGTTGGGAAGATTACAGAGTATAACGCCAATAATGAAGCTGCCAATCCTGTTGTTTTTAATTATCCGGCCATGGTCAACTCTTCCTATGCTGAATATGTAGCAGAGCCTGAACCATTTAATGATGTAAAATTAGTTGGAGATTTAAATGGCGATTCCTATCTGGATTTTGTCATGAATAACGGCACAGTAAAGCTGGGGGCGTTCAATGAGACTTTTACAGTAGTACCTACTGGTAAAACTTTTGCAAATAACGCTAAAGTAGTCAACACACTACTAGACGAAACAGGACAGGTATATAATGGAAATGGAATTGTAGAAATTTTGGACAGTAAAGTTTGCGGCTATATTTTCAGGGATAATACTTTTGTTAAAGTGTTCGAGAAAAGTCTTGCTAACACAACTTTTTATGGTAGTGATCATAGGACCATTCTTGAAGTTGGGGATTTTGATGGAGATGGTATTCCTGACGCTTTTCTTGATGACGGCTCGCCAGTTGGATTTAATACCAAAATGATCGTTAATCTTAGGAGCTCATCACTTCCGTTTACCCCTTTGCTTCTGGCCAATGGCATCAATGAAAATGCCTATACCGAGCGGAAGTTTATGGATATTGACGGTGACGGAAAAGTTGAAATCATAAATGTTTCCAATAGTACTTACACCGTTTTTGAATTTGTAAAGTATGACGCTACCTACTACCTGCAGAAAATCAGGTTTTCAGGAAACTTGTTAGAAACCAGAGATTCCGAATTTCCCGTTTTATATGGTGATTATAACGGAGATGGAAAGGTAGACTTTGCTATTCCTATTACAGATTATGCTGTGGGTAAGGCTGACGATTGGAGGTTCTATATGGGAACAGAGAAAGGATTTGTTCCTTTTTTGAAGCAGGAATTCTTCACGTTTAGAAAGTACCAAAAAGAAATGACGGGAAATTATGCCAAGTTTGCCCAACAGTATTTCTTCTCTGTTACTGACATGAATAAAGATGGGAAGTCTGATATTGTTCAGGTATTTTCCTATAATCAGATCAATTTGTTCAATACTAATTACAGGAATTTTGGGTATAGGGTAAGTGCTAAAATGGCTAATGGAGCAGACGTTTCGGGTGTTCCTAACTTTACAGCCAACTGGTCGTTCCAAAGTCCGTTATATGAGGTTCAGGACCTACTTGATCTGACTTTATTTGTGCCGATTACCAACTCTATAAAATCTGGGAATAATTATTACAATGTCTTTATCTACTGGAAGCAGTTCCTGAAAAAGATAAAAGGACCAACCCCAGTTTCCGAGCTGGCAAGGATGACTTCAATTACACAAGGCGGAGTTACTACTTCTGTTAAATACATGGAAGTGGTTCCCGATAATCCTGTTATTCCTACCTTTTATAAAAAAGAAGTTGCTGAGCTATATCCGAAGTATTCAATGGATAGAGTGGATCAGCACTTTGCTGTATCCCAGCTTGTGGAGGAGGGTAGAAAGCGCGATTTCCGTTACAGAGGCTTACTTGGCAATCTGCACGGGAAAAAGTTATACGGCTTTCACCAGATTGCCCGTTCTTCCTGGTATGCCGACGGTTTTGAGAATACCAAAATATGGTCAGGATCACAAATAGATCCAGTATTAGATGGAGCTCCAGTAAAAGAATGGAGTATAAGGACAAATAATGAAAATAATATTTTTCCGGTCGATATTTCCGAGAATAATTCTCAACTCTTAAGCTTTGAATCTGTAGAATATAAAGTGGACAAGCGCCTGAATGGCTACCTAATAACTACCGTGCCTGCGGGATATGAGGATAAAATTGTTACAGTTATTGTTCCCAGGTTTACGAGGACAAAAGATTTTTTAACTGATACGTTTATTCAAAAATTAACCCATTACGGGGATTATTATCTTCCTATTCGTATTGAGGTCAATACGAACTATGGCTACGGAGTTACGACCACTGAATTCGGTTATGTACACAATATCTTTGGAACCGGTAAAGATTACTATGTGGGAAGACCAACAAAGAAGACTGAAATAACCGAGGCATATGGTGATACTCATAATACGTTTACAACTTATACGTATGAAAACAACCTTTTAAAGAGCAGCCAATTTTACCCTGGGAGTAATTCGAATAATGCTGTTACTGAAGAATATGCGTATGATGGCTTTGGGAATATCATCTTTAAGAAAACAACATCCGGAATTGACGGAAATTCAAAAAAGCAGAAAGATGAGTATGACGCGGCGGGAAGGTTTGTCATTAACCAAACCGATAATCTTGGACTGACAATTGGTTTTACCTATAATAACTTTGGACAGGTGGTGACCACCACGGATCCAGATGGTAATACTCTTACCAATAGTTATGATGGGTGGGGAAAACTAATGAGCTCCGTTTCAAGTCTTGCAGGAACCACTACTTATGATTATGAGAAAGACGGGCAATACAATGAGATCGTTACCAAGAACGATCCTGATGGTGATGTTTCTATAGTCTCCATCGACAAACTTGGGCAGGAATATAAAACATCGACAAAAGCATTCGGACAGGGGCAGTTTCTTTCCAAGGAAATAGAATACGATCCCCTTGGTAGGAAGATAAAGGAGTCTGAACCTTATTTTCAAGGACAAGGGGCCACCCAATGGAATACGTTTGATTATGATGACAATGTTTTTCCGGCAAAAGTAAAAGCGACAGCATTTACTGGTAAGGAGACGGAAACTACGGTTTCGGGATTGACCACAACGATAGTGGAAACCAGTCCGCTAGATTATGGCAGGACAACCTCGCAGACCATAGATGCTTTAGGAAATGTTGTGGTATCTACGGATAAGGGAGGTACTGTGGAGTTCTCCTACAACGCTTTAGGACAGCAGATCCAGGCAAAGTATGCTGAAAACGTAATAACCACATCGTATGATGAATGGGGCAATAAAGTAATGGTTGATGACCCTTCAACTGGAATTTATGAGTATCAATATTTCGGTTACATGGGAGCGTTGTCCAGGGTTATAAGCCCAAAAGGAGTGAAACGATATGAGTATAACAGCTTAGGGCAGCTTGTAAGCCAATTTGAAAATTCCACTGCCCCGGATGAAACAGATAAGGAGATTAGCTTTATATACGACGATAAGGGTAGGCTTACATCGAAAACGGGAACTTCAAATGGCAAAAACTACGCTTATGCAGTAAGCTATGACCCTCAGGGAAGAGCTACTTCGTATTTCCAGGAAACTCCGGAGGCTTACTTCTCACAGAGAAATATTGTATATGATAACAAAGGTAGAATTAGTTCATATGATAAGGAAGTAAAAACTCAAGTCGCAACAACTACCGTCTCCATTGAAAACAAGTACAATGGATGGAATGGGGAACTCTTCCAGTTGAATGAGAAGAATTCTGGTAAAGTTCTATGGGAATTGAAGGAAACAAATGCCAAAGGGCTGGTGCTAAGAGCAAAGTTAGGAGAAGCTGAAATTAATAATCAGTATGATCTGAATGGCTTTCTGACCAACGTAAATCATTCTTCATCCGCAAAACCGGATATCATTAGTATCTCTTACTCTTTTGATGCTGTTAAAAATGAGCTCAAAAGCAGGAAGTCCGGATCTATAGCCACCGAATATTTTGATTACGATGATAATAACAGGCTGGTGAACTGGACAGATCCGGTGACAGGAATAAAACCAAATACAAATAGGAATATTTACGATGTAAAAGGCAGGATCAGGGAAAATGATCAGGTTGGTTTGATCAAGTTTGATAATGCAACCAAAATTTATCAGGCTACGGGAATGACTTTGAACAACAACGGTGTTCAGAATTACGACCAGGATCTGGTACAAATTGTTTTGTACAACGAGAACAATGACCCGATTTTTATTGGCGGTGAGAAAGGTTCTGTTGGATTTGGTTACGGGCTAACAAATATGCGGCAAAAGGTCACGTACAAAGGACTGTTTGACCCCGGAGCAGATGGTGAATTTACTAAAATATACAGTGAGGATGGAAGCTTCGAAGTTGTTAGAAATAACATCAATGGAAAGGAAAAGCATATCATTTATATTGGTGGAAATCCATATGAAAGTAATATTGTATATTTAAAGAACTTTGATGAGAGCAACGGATCTTTTAAATTTTTGCATAAAGATTATCTTGGTAGTATCTTAGCGCTAAGCGATGAAAGCGGATCCAGGCTAGAGCAGAGGCATTTCGATGCATGGGGTAATTTAACTCATTTACAGATTGGGAATAGCAATTTTGCTGTTGATAAAGCTGAAATTGCCGGGCTCATTGAGGCAAATGGCGGATTATTAGTTGACCGTGGTTATACCAGCCATGAGCACTTCTTGGAGGTTGGGATCATCCATATGAATGGACGATTATATGACCCTGTATTGAGAAGGTTCCTTAATGCTGATGAAAATATCCAGGATCCGTTCAATACCCAGATTTATAACAGGTATGGGTATGTAATGAATAACCCGCTGATCTATAACGATCCTAACGGTGAGTTTGCCTGGATTCTGGTTGGAGCTGTTGTTGGTGCTTATTTGACAGGAGTTAAAGCCAATGGTTCTTGGAACCCGGTTAAATGGGACTGGGGAGCAACCTGGGGTAAAATTGCAATGGGTGGTGCCATTGGGGCATTCACCGGTGGAGTCGGTGCGGCTGTAGGTTCTGCTGCTCTTACCGCTGCTGCGGCCTCAGGAATACAGGGCGGCCTTTTAGGGGGCGCAATTGCGGGTGCTGCAGGAGGTGCAGCGGCTGGAGCTATCAATGGATTTGCTACAGCAGTGATGTTTGGTGAAGACGTAATTGAAGGAACCTTGGTTGGCGGTTTATCCGGAGCAGCTATAGGAGGAGTAGTTGGAGGTATTTCAGGGGCCATTGGTCAGATGGCCAAAAATGCGCGAGCAGCAAAAATCGGTGAGCCTCAAGGAACAATTTTAAAAGGAGCTGAGATCCAACCAGGAAGAAGTGCATGGACCTTATATAATACTCCTAAAACAACAACAGTTGGGATACCCGCACCCAAAACATCATCTATAACAATTGGAGATATAAACTATAGTATAGACGAAGTTGTTGGCTATGACATTATTGATGAGAAACAGGTGCCTATTCTGAAGGAGGGAATGAAAACTGTTTTCAAAGGAGAATACACAAAATCTAATTTAAAGCTGGGGAGAGATTTGCATAAAGCATACAAAACAGATTATCACGCCCCAGAACTAGGAAGATTTAAGGAATATAGATTACCAAGTGGAAAACGAATTGATTTTTTGGATATTAACGAGGGAAAAATTTATGAGTTAAAACCTCTCAATCCCACACAGCTAAAAGTAGGATCAAAACAATTGCAAATGTATATGGAGGAACTACAATCTCCAGCCGCAATTCAAGCGAATCCGAGATTGAAAGATATCCAATGGAAAAAAATCTTAGAAGTATATTACAAAAAATAA
- a CDS encoding FecR family protein has protein sequence MNEKNIHEPLSPQESDEMWQKIISRIRNQEIEKKKKKLRRYYTLVSAAAIIIIGVLILGYKTMLTPEVYYAETQNVSITLKDGSTVTLLKGAQLQVDRSFPTENREVYLQGNAIFHVAKSKTPFIVHGNNYQTKVLGTVFKVVQNGQSFTVDLYEGKVQVSKNDKPDYQYTLKPKETFSNLGSLKMASVKPTDQKAEIERQRVTTLAFSDATLNEVISAIQDIYGIQIRYPQEIGSSKITLSTQTTEEDALIEMIAFQFNLKAKKINDTTFELEE, from the coding sequence ATGAACGAAAAGAATATTCACGAACCTCTGTCTCCCCAGGAGTCGGATGAAATGTGGCAAAAAATCATTTCGAGAATCCGTAATCAGGAAATTGAAAAGAAAAAGAAAAAACTGCGCCGGTACTATACATTAGTTTCTGCAGCAGCAATTATAATTATCGGTGTTTTGATTTTGGGATATAAAACAATGCTTACTCCTGAGGTTTATTATGCTGAAACGCAAAATGTCAGCATTACTTTAAAAGACGGATCAACTGTTACGCTTTTAAAAGGGGCACAACTACAAGTGGACAGATCCTTTCCAACGGAAAATCGGGAGGTTTACCTGCAAGGCAACGCTATATTTCATGTTGCTAAATCTAAAACCCCTTTTATTGTTCATGGAAACAACTATCAGACAAAAGTTTTGGGTACTGTTTTTAAGGTTGTTCAGAATGGGCAAAGCTTTACCGTAGATTTGTACGAAGGAAAAGTACAGGTATCAAAAAATGATAAGCCTGATTATCAATATACCCTAAAGCCTAAAGAAACATTTTCAAACCTAGGTTCTCTGAAGATGGCATCGGTGAAACCTACGGATCAGAAAGCTGAAATTGAAAGACAAAGAGTAACAACTCTTGCATTCAGTGACGCCACTCTTAACGAAGTAATATCAGCTATACAGGATATATACGGGATCCAGATCCGGTATCCTCAAGAAATAGGCTCTTCAAAAATTACTTTGAGCACGCAAACTACCGAAGAAGATGCATTAATCGAAATGATCGCGTTTCAGTTTAATCTAAAAGCCAAAAAAATAAATGATACCACATTTGAATTGGAGGAATAA
- a CDS encoding RNA polymerase sigma factor, whose product MYKKIYYTYQHRVFLYIAGKISDRNDVLDIFQNVFIHLWQYKKALGGPNTENIIFKTCNQEIADFCHKNNKRFQSLESDYPDRSEEQIQYIIKEEERIDAIQKNIDLLPDTTKQIFTMNKINGIKQKQIASDLKITQKTVEKQVSKAMTLLRNALKNS is encoded by the coding sequence ATGTATAAAAAAATTTACTATACATATCAGCATCGTGTATTTCTTTATATTGCAGGAAAAATATCTGATAGAAATGATGTCCTGGACATTTTTCAAAATGTCTTCATCCATTTATGGCAGTATAAAAAAGCACTAGGCGGGCCAAATACAGAAAATATTATTTTTAAAACCTGCAATCAGGAAATTGCTGACTTCTGCCATAAGAATAATAAACGATTCCAATCCCTGGAATCCGATTACCCCGATCGCTCTGAAGAGCAAATCCAGTACATTATTAAAGAAGAAGAGCGTATAGATGCTATTCAAAAAAATATTGACTTATTGCCTGATACGACAAAGCAAATTTTCACCATGAATAAGATCAATGGCATTAAACAAAAACAAATTGCCAGTGATCTTAAAATCACACAAAAAACCGTCGAAAAACAGGTTTCCAAGGCTATGACTCTACTTAGAAACGCCCTCAAAAATTCTTAA
- a CDS encoding T9SS type A sorting domain-containing protein, with amino-acid sequence MQKIRRKKKIKEVLKIVLPVMLFLVGVKGYAQTEVYFKYDGAGNQYYRGPDDFARKSSQKSTSSSQTTTNTLDEKTFFKEIRLYPVPVNDVLTIDWTENADKLIESVSLYQHSTVHWKFQQKNIPDLNRQLKINMSGYEWGVYVLRFTLKDGRVMSKNITKR; translated from the coding sequence ATGCAAAAAATAAGAAGAAAGAAAAAAATAAAAGAAGTGCTTAAAATCGTCCTTCCTGTCATGCTTTTTTTGGTAGGAGTTAAAGGATATGCCCAAACCGAAGTCTACTTTAAATATGATGGAGCTGGAAATCAGTACTACCGTGGGCCTGACGACTTTGCCAGAAAGAGTTCACAAAAGAGTACTAGCAGTTCGCAGACCACAACGAATACGTTAGATGAAAAGACGTTTTTTAAGGAGATACGCCTGTATCCAGTACCCGTAAATGATGTACTTACAATTGATTGGACGGAAAATGCGGATAAATTAATCGAGTCTGTTTCACTTTATCAGCATAGCACAGTGCATTGGAAATTTCAGCAGAAAAATATCCCTGATTTAAACAGACAGCTTAAGATTAATATGTCTGGCTATGAGTGGGGTGTTTATGTGCTTCGGTTCACTCTTAAAGACGGAAGGGTAATGAGTAAGAACATCACTAAAAGATAA